TTCAACGCGTTGACCACCGGCGACGTCTACGCCGCCGACCAGCTGTTCGCCACGCTGGATCCCACCGTGCGCAAGCTGGAGGACCTCAGCTGCGGCCCGGCCGTGCTGGCCGATACCGTCGGTTTCATCCGCGAGCTGCCGCACGACCTGGTCGCCGCGTTCCGCGCCACCCTGGCCGAAGCGCGCGATGCCGATTTGCTGCTGCACGTCAGCGACGCCGCCGACGATGAGCGCGAGCGCCTGCATCGCGTGGTCGACAACGTGCTGGAGGAGATCGACGCCGGCGACGTGCCGCAATTGCACGTGATGAACAAGATCGACCTGGCCGGCGCCGAGCCGCGCATCGAGCGCGACGGCTCGGGCAAACCGGTGCGGGTCTGGCTGTCCGCTGCCACCGGCGCCGGGCTGGACCTGTTGCGCCAGGCGCTGGGCGAACTGCTCGGCGGCGAGCGGGTGCAGTCGGCGTTGCAGTTGCCGTTGTCGGCCGGACGCCTGCATGCGCGGCTGAAGGCGGCCGGCGCGATCACCGGCGAGACGGTGGACGAGCACGGCTGGCAGTTGCGCATCGACGCGCCGCGCAGTGTGATCGCCCCGCTCAGCGGTGGCGACCCCACCGAAACCCGCCTGCTGCGCCAACTACTGGCCGTGGCGGAATGACGCCCCGGCGCGAGCCGCGCTCTGCTAGAATCCCCGCTGTTTGCGCGGCGCCGGAAGGTGGTTGGCGCAACGTCCCTGCAGCCTTGGCTGAATCTCGTGTACAACCCGGTGCAACGCGTGTTCCGGCCGTGGTTGCCGGCCTCCCGACGGCCCCTAGGAGACTGACTCGTGGCATGGAATGAACCCGGCAACAACGGGCAACGTGATCCGTGGAACAGGAATCGCCAGGGCGGCAAGTCGCCGCTGGACGATCTGCTCAACAACGCCAGGAAGCGTCTAGGCAAGCTGGGGCAGGGCCCTGGCAGCCTGCTCACCGGCGTGGTGGTGCTGCTCGTCGTCGGCCTGCTGTTCAGCAGCTACACCATCATCGGCGCGCGTCAGGCTGGTGTGGTGCTGCGCTTCGGCGAGTACTCGCGGACGCTGCCGCCGGGCTTCCACCTGAAGCTGCCGCAGCCGATCGAGTCCGTCACCAAGGTCGAGGCCACGCGGATCCGCTCGGTCACCGACAAGGTGGCGATGCTGACCAAGGACGAGAACATCATCACGATCGACTTCACCGTGCAGTACCAGGTGGACGATTCGCGCAAGTACCTGTTCTCGCTGAACGACCCGGATGGCACCATCGGCGCCGCCGCCGAAGCCGCGGTGCGCTCAGTGATCGGCAGCAGCGACATGGACCAGATCCTGTCCGCCGCCGGCGCCAGCCTGGTCACCCAGGCGCAGGAAACCCTTCAGAAGACGCTGGACACCTACGATTCCGGACTGCGCGTCACCGAGGTCAGCTTCCAGAACGTGGCGCCGCCGAACGAGGTGAAGGACGCCTTCGACGACGTCAACAACGCCCGCGAGGACAAGCAGAGTATCGAGAACGCCGCCCTGGCCTATTCCAGCAAGGTGGTGCCGGTGGCGCGCGGCGACGCCGCGCGCATCGCCGCCGAGGCCGCCGGCTACAAGGCCGAGCGCGTGGCCCGGGCTACCGGTGACGCCGCCCGTTTCGAACTGTTGCTGAAGCAGTACAAGACCGCGCCGGAAGTGACCCGCAAGCGGCTGTGGCTGGAAACGATGGAACAGGTAATGGCGAAGAACCCCAAGGTGATCGACGGCTCCAGCGGCCGCAACATCATCAACCTGCCGGCGTCGCAGGGCTCGCCGGCGGCAACGCAGCTCGACGCGGGCACGACCGGCACCGTGGTATCGCCGCCGACCGGCAGCGCGGCCGGCAAGGGGACGCAGCCATGATGAAGGTCAGTTCAGCCATCATCGCCTTCCTGGTGGTCCTGCTTGGCCTGAACAGCATGTTCGTGGTCGGCGAGGGCCACAGCGCACTGCTGCTGCAGTTCGGCCGCATCGTGCGCACCGACTACCAGCCGGGGCTGCACTTCAAGCTGCCGGTGATGCAGCAGGTGATGCATTTCGACAAGCGCATCCTGTCGCTGGACGCGCCGCCGGAGCGCTACTTCACCTCCGAGAAGAAGAGCGTGAACGTCGATTTCTACGTGAAGTGGCGGGTGGCCGACAACGCCGCCTACTACCGTGCCACCGGCGGCGACCAGCTGCAGGCGGCGCAGCGGCTGACCCCGATCGTGAAGGACGCGCTGCGCTTCGAGTTCAACGCGCGCACCTTGCCCGACCTGATCTCCGGCGGGCGCAAGGACATCACCGAACGCGTGCGCGCGCAGACCGACGCCTCGGCGCGCAAGAACCTCGGCATCGCCGTGGTCGACGTGCGCATCAAGCGCATCGACCTGCCGAACGAGGTCAGCGAGTCGGTGTACAAGCGCATGCGCGCCGAGCGCCTGCAACTGGCCAACGAACTGCGCTTCACCGGCCAGGAAGCGGCCGAGAAGATCCAGGCCGACGCCGACCGCCAGGGCCAGGTGCTGCGCGCCGATGCCCAGCGCGACGCGGCCAAGGTGAAGGGCGAGGGTGACGCGGAAGCGGCCGCCATCTACGCGCAGGCGTACACCCAGGATCCGGAGTTCTTCACGTTCTACCGCAGCCTCGCCGCATACCGTACCTCGTTCGAGGACGGCAAGGGCGTGTTGATCCTGAAGCCCGACGACGAGTTCCTGCGCTACTTCGAACAGCCCGTGCAGAAACGCTGAGTCGACCCCGATGCACCAGCTGGCTGCCGCGTTGTGCCTGATGCTGGTGATCGAGGGCTTGTTGCTGTTCGCGGCGCCGCAAGGCTGGCAGGCGATGGTGCGCGAGGCGCTGAAGCTGCCGCCACACACCTTGCGGCTGTTCGGCGCCGGCGCGATGGCGGCCGGCCTGGTGCTGTTGCAGTTTTTCCATTGATTACGTGTGCTCCCGTCGACGGGGCCACCAACCTGAGCGAGAAGATTATGGGCAAGTCAGTAGTCATTCTGGGTGCGCAGTGGGGCGACGAGGGCAAGGGCAAGATCGTCGACCTGCTGACCGAGCGGGTCAGTGCGGTGGCGCGCTTCCAGGGCGGCCACAATGCCGGCCACACGCTGGTGATCAAGGGCAAGAAGACCGTGCTGCACCTGA
This genomic stretch from Rhodanobacter thiooxydans harbors:
- the hflX gene encoding ribosome rescue GTPase HflX; translated protein: MFDRQKKGDRAVLVLPHTRGEGDTARRVAEFTELVKSAGAEVLGLISARVEDPNPRYYIGTGKADEVAEAARALEADLVLVDHVLTPVQERNLEKHLGIRVVDRAGLILDIFAQRARSHEGKLEVELAQLKHLATRLVRGWTHLDTQRGGAIGNRGPGETQLETDRRLLGERVKMLTKRLEKVQTQRGQQRRARLRNTVPRVALVGYTNAGKSTLFNALTTGDVYAADQLFATLDPTVRKLEDLSCGPAVLADTVGFIRELPHDLVAAFRATLAEARDADLLLHVSDAADDERERLHRVVDNVLEEIDAGDVPQLHVMNKIDLAGAEPRIERDGSGKPVRVWLSAATGAGLDLLRQALGELLGGERVQSALQLPLSAGRLHARLKAAGAITGETVDEHGWQLRIDAPRSVIAPLSGGDPTETRLLRQLLAVAE
- the hflK gene encoding FtsH protease activity modulator HflK; its protein translation is MAWNEPGNNGQRDPWNRNRQGGKSPLDDLLNNARKRLGKLGQGPGSLLTGVVVLLVVGLLFSSYTIIGARQAGVVLRFGEYSRTLPPGFHLKLPQPIESVTKVEATRIRSVTDKVAMLTKDENIITIDFTVQYQVDDSRKYLFSLNDPDGTIGAAAEAAVRSVIGSSDMDQILSAAGASLVTQAQETLQKTLDTYDSGLRVTEVSFQNVAPPNEVKDAFDDVNNAREDKQSIENAALAYSSKVVPVARGDAARIAAEAAGYKAERVARATGDAARFELLLKQYKTAPEVTRKRLWLETMEQVMAKNPKVIDGSSGRNIINLPASQGSPAATQLDAGTTGTVVSPPTGSAAGKGTQP
- the hflC gene encoding protease modulator HflC codes for the protein MKVSSAIIAFLVVLLGLNSMFVVGEGHSALLLQFGRIVRTDYQPGLHFKLPVMQQVMHFDKRILSLDAPPERYFTSEKKSVNVDFYVKWRVADNAAYYRATGGDQLQAAQRLTPIVKDALRFEFNARTLPDLISGGRKDITERVRAQTDASARKNLGIAVVDVRIKRIDLPNEVSESVYKRMRAERLQLANELRFTGQEAAEKIQADADRQGQVLRADAQRDAAKVKGEGDAEAAAIYAQAYTQDPEFFTFYRSLAAYRTSFEDGKGVLILKPDDEFLRYFEQPVQKR
- a CDS encoding DUF2065 domain-containing protein: MHQLAAALCLMLVIEGLLLFAAPQGWQAMVREALKLPPHTLRLFGAGAMAAGLVLLQFFH